From Domibacillus sp. DTU_2020_1001157_1_SI_ALB_TIR_016, a single genomic window includes:
- a CDS encoding TrmB family transcriptional regulator, which translates to MNGIIEKMQEIGFNQYESQAYVTLVKCGTSTAYQVSKESGIPRARVYDVLKSLAVQGVVIQEKSGKSTLYSPLPVDVFLASIQSKWEATFSSVGESLKALEIVQPNPDNRVASIQGSEPILAFCETMLQKAERKVILSMWSGMYEMLEPLLKKAAHRCKMKGIVFQVEQPISGLDVHRKTSFVEEIGQNKWFILSIDGREMLYGPSVEQRDTAFYTDDPVHIYLLENYVWHDILVNRLVREKEMEKWISAERESFFK; encoded by the coding sequence ATGAACGGAATTATCGAGAAAATGCAGGAGATAGGCTTTAACCAGTATGAATCCCAGGCGTATGTGACGCTTGTTAAATGCGGTACTTCAACAGCATATCAAGTGAGTAAAGAATCCGGTATTCCGCGGGCGCGGGTATACGACGTATTAAAAAGCTTAGCTGTGCAAGGAGTTGTGATTCAGGAGAAGAGCGGCAAGAGCACGCTTTATTCACCGCTCCCGGTAGACGTCTTTTTAGCATCCATTCAATCAAAGTGGGAAGCGACGTTTTCATCAGTCGGTGAATCATTAAAAGCGCTCGAGATCGTGCAGCCAAATCCGGATAACCGGGTTGCTTCCATTCAGGGGAGCGAGCCAATTCTGGCGTTTTGTGAAACCATGCTACAAAAAGCGGAGCGGAAAGTGATTCTTTCCATGTGGAGCGGAATGTATGAAATGCTTGAACCGCTCTTGAAGAAAGCGGCACATCGTTGTAAGATGAAAGGTATCGTTTTTCAAGTAGAGCAGCCAATCAGTGGACTCGATGTGCACCGCAAGACAAGCTTTGTTGAAGAAATCGGGCAGAATAAATGGTTTATTCTATCAATTGATGGCAGGGAAATGCTGTATGGACCGTCTGTTGAGCAGCGGGATACCGCGTTTTACACGGATGATCCGGTTCATATTTACTTACTGGAAAACTACGTCTGGCACGATATTTTAGTGAATCGTCTTGTAAGGGAAAAAGAAATGGAAAAATGGATTTCAGCTGAGCGGGAATCGTTTTTCAAATAG
- a CDS encoding TSUP family transporter → MRSLNESVIIMLFFFGFLAAFIDAVVGGGGLISIPVLLAAGLPPATAVATNKLASTMGALTSTIAFVRAGKVDFRLAGRLFPLAFIGSILGALTVQHVSPDLLKPLILILLTAVAVYTVFKKDWGSVSTYQKGSGKRAVLFASAILVIGFYDGFLGAGTGSFMLFAFLLLGFDFIQSAGNAKLLNFGSNIAALLLFLLTDMVYVTYGLVMGGGMILGALVGSKFAIQKGTSYVRLLFIIVTVSLIGKNVYDFLSSHFL, encoded by the coding sequence ATGAGATCATTGAATGAGTCGGTTATTATCATGCTTTTCTTTTTCGGCTTTTTAGCCGCCTTTATTGATGCAGTTGTAGGAGGCGGCGGCTTGATTTCAATTCCAGTATTGCTTGCAGCAGGGCTTCCGCCAGCCACAGCGGTCGCTACGAATAAACTAGCCAGCACAATGGGGGCGCTCACAAGTACAATTGCGTTCGTACGGGCGGGAAAAGTGGATTTCCGCCTGGCGGGCCGGCTGTTTCCCCTTGCGTTTATCGGCTCTATTCTCGGTGCGCTTACCGTTCAGCATGTTTCGCCTGATTTGTTAAAGCCGCTTATCCTTATTCTGCTGACTGCGGTAGCGGTTTATACAGTTTTTAAAAAGGACTGGGGCAGCGTCTCCACCTATCAAAAAGGCAGCGGAAAAAGAGCGGTTCTGTTTGCGTCGGCTATTTTGGTGATCGGTTTTTATGATGGCTTTCTTGGCGCCGGTACCGGTTCGTTTATGCTGTTTGCTTTTTTACTGCTTGGTTTTGACTTTATACAGTCTGCCGGCAACGCGAAGCTTTTGAACTTTGGCAGCAACATTGCGGCTCTGCTGCTTTTCCTGCTGACTGATATGGTGTATGTTACGTACGGCCTTGTAATGGGCGGCGGCATGATCCTCGGCGCATTGGTCGGATCAAAATTTGCGATTCAAAAAGGCACCTCGTATGTAAGGCTTTTGTTTATTATCGTGACAGTCTCCTTGATCGGTAAAAACGTTTATGACTTTTTATCCTCTCACTTTCTATAA
- a CDS encoding 2,3-butanediol dehydrogenase codes for MKALRWYEAKDIRVETIDEPVTAPGKVKIQVEWTGICGSDLHEYAAGPIFVPVNEPHYVSQDKAPIVMGHEFSGRVIEVGAGVTRIQPGDPVVVEPILSCGECAACKKGKYNLCKHLGFHGLSGGGGGFAEYTVVDEHMVHKMPDGLSFEQGALVEPAAVALHAVRLSKLKAGDKAAVFGAGPIGLLVIEALRAAGASEIYAVELSPERAAKARELGARDVINPKEENVVERLQELTDGGVDVAFEVTGVPVVLQQAIDATTFEGETVIVSIWESEASVQPNNVVLQERTVKGIIAYRDIFPAVMELMQQGYFQAEKLVTKRISLDDVVTEGFEALVKEKNHIKILVKSQPE; via the coding sequence ATGAAAGCTTTACGTTGGTATGAGGCAAAAGATATCCGTGTTGAAACTATTGATGAACCGGTAACAGCGCCTGGAAAAGTAAAGATTCAAGTAGAATGGACAGGTATTTGTGGCAGTGATTTGCATGAATACGCTGCAGGGCCTATTTTTGTACCGGTGAATGAGCCGCATTACGTCAGCCAGGATAAAGCACCGATTGTAATGGGACATGAGTTTTCCGGCAGGGTTATCGAGGTAGGTGCAGGCGTCACACGTATTCAGCCGGGCGATCCGGTTGTGGTGGAGCCTATTCTTTCCTGCGGTGAATGTGCAGCGTGTAAAAAAGGAAAATACAACTTGTGTAAACACCTCGGCTTTCATGGATTGTCTGGAGGAGGCGGCGGGTTTGCTGAATATACAGTGGTAGATGAACATATGGTACATAAAATGCCGGACGGCCTTTCTTTCGAGCAGGGCGCACTCGTTGAACCGGCGGCGGTCGCTCTTCACGCAGTCCGCCTGAGCAAATTAAAAGCGGGTGATAAAGCGGCGGTTTTCGGCGCGGGTCCTATTGGCCTGCTTGTGATCGAAGCGCTCCGGGCAGCAGGTGCATCCGAAATTTATGCCGTTGAGCTTTCTCCTGAACGGGCAGCAAAAGCAAGAGAGCTGGGAGCACGCGATGTGATTAATCCGAAAGAGGAAAATGTCGTAGAGCGTCTTCAGGAGCTGACAGACGGCGGCGTAGATGTGGCATTTGAAGTTACCGGTGTGCCGGTTGTTCTCCAGCAGGCGATTGACGCTACAACATTTGAAGGAGAAACCGTCATTGTTTCTATTTGGGAATCCGAGGCGTCTGTGCAGCCAAATAATGTTGTACTGCAGGAACGGACTGTAAAAGGCATTATCGCCTATCGTGATATTTTCCCGGCCGTTATGGAGCTTATGCAGCAAGGCTATTTTCAGGCGGAAAAGCTGGTAACAAAACGCATATCGCTTGACGATGTGGTAACAGAAGGGTTTGAAGCACTGGTGAAGGAAAAAAATCATATAAAGATTTTAGTTAAATCCCAGCCTGAGTGA
- a CDS encoding pyridoxamine 5'-phosphate oxidase family protein, which translates to MSSLKDQIASIIDNNLVGTMATIHDNKPRSRYMTFFNDNLTLYTATSKDTHKTEDIEQNPYTHILLGYNGEGIGDEYVEIEGKVTESDDESLKKKVWNEHLESWFEGPEDPKLLILKVIPEQIRLMNKKGQPPQTLEL; encoded by the coding sequence ATGAGTTCACTAAAAGATCAAATTGCCTCAATTATCGACAACAACCTTGTGGGAACGATGGCCACTATTCATGATAACAAGCCGCGTTCACGCTATATGACTTTTTTTAATGACAATTTAACACTGTACACGGCCACAAGCAAAGACACTCATAAAACAGAAGATATCGAGCAGAACCCATATACTCATATTCTGCTTGGCTATAACGGCGAGGGAATCGGCGATGAATATGTTGAAATCGAAGGAAAAGTGACCGAGTCTGACGATGAAAGCTTAAAGAAAAAAGTATGGAATGAACATTTAGAGTCATGGTTTGAAGGGCCGGAGGATCCGAAGTTATTGATTTTAAAGGTTATCCCTGAGCAAATCCGGCTCATGAATAAAAAAGGACAGCCGCCGCAAACGCTGGAGCTGTAA
- a CDS encoding ABC transporter ATP-binding protein — protein MKHPGNNREAKPQISNMSETLKRIGRYLLKRKGKLMLTMVMVALGSALALAGPFLIGKAIDDYIASGNERGLLLLLAGLALVYVSYSAVSFLQNYWMVEIAQRTVYELRDDLFRHFHTLPISFFDKRRHGELMSRVTNDIDNISSTLNSSIIQVASGLLTLTGSIVVMLYLSPLLTAVTLLIIPLMFGGMKWITSRTGPRFKEQQRHLGDLNGFIEEAISSRHIVKMFSREEDIIEEFMEKNERLREAGYLAQAYSGFIPKLMNVLNNAGFAVIAFVGGVLALSGQATVGTIVIFTEYARQFTRPLNDLANQYNTMLSAVAGAERVFDIMDTDEAVDRKKGQTPLLSGEIVFDDVSFSYEEGKKTLSHVSFHALPGEMIALIGPTGSGKTTIMNLLVRFYEPDGGKILFDGIDSREISGAALRSQMGFVLQDTVLFEGTVMENIRYGRLNATDEEVIEAAKQANAHSFIERMPDGYDSMLKQDGSGISQGQRQLLAIARAILADPVLLILDEATSSIDTITELHIQEALGRLMKGRTSFVIAHRLNTIRRADQVIRLKNGGIQAIGSYEEVVAAAR, from the coding sequence ATGAAGCATCCGGGCAATAACAGGGAAGCCAAGCCGCAGATCAGCAACATGTCCGAGACGCTGAAGCGGATTGGCCGCTATTTGCTGAAAAGAAAAGGAAAACTGATGCTGACGATGGTAATGGTGGCGCTGGGCTCCGCATTAGCCCTGGCCGGCCCTTTTTTAATCGGGAAGGCGATCGATGATTATATCGCATCGGGGAATGAACGTGGACTGCTTCTGCTGCTCGCCGGCCTGGCACTGGTATATGTCAGTTATTCAGCCGTCAGCTTTCTGCAAAACTATTGGATGGTGGAAATTGCCCAACGAACCGTCTACGAGCTTCGTGACGATTTATTCCGCCATTTTCACACACTGCCGATTTCTTTTTTCGATAAGCGCCGCCATGGCGAGTTGATGAGCCGTGTCACCAATGACATCGATAATATCAGCAGTACATTGAACAGCTCCATTATTCAAGTGGCATCGGGGCTGTTGACACTCACCGGCTCCATTGTGGTGATGCTTTATTTAAGCCCGCTTTTAACCGCAGTGACTTTGCTCATTATCCCGCTGATGTTTGGCGGAATGAAATGGATCACAAGCCGCACCGGCCCGAGGTTTAAGGAGCAGCAGCGCCACCTTGGCGATTTAAACGGGTTTATTGAAGAAGCGATTTCGAGCCGGCATATCGTCAAAATGTTTTCGCGGGAAGAAGACATCATTGAAGAATTTATGGAAAAAAATGAGCGTCTGCGTGAAGCCGGTTATCTGGCACAGGCTTATTCGGGCTTTATTCCGAAATTAATGAATGTGCTGAATAACGCTGGTTTCGCTGTGATTGCTTTTGTCGGCGGTGTTCTAGCGCTGAGCGGGCAGGCAACGGTTGGTACCATTGTGATCTTTACAGAATACGCCCGCCAGTTCACGCGCCCCCTCAATGATCTGGCCAATCAATACAATACAATGCTGTCAGCGGTCGCCGGAGCGGAACGGGTATTTGATATTATGGATACGGATGAAGCGGTTGACAGGAAAAAAGGACAGACACCGCTTCTGTCGGGGGAAATAGTATTTGATGATGTCTCTTTTTCTTATGAAGAAGGAAAAAAAACATTATCTCATGTTTCATTCCACGCTTTACCGGGAGAGATGATCGCTTTGATCGGCCCGACTGGTTCAGGTAAAACGACAATTATGAATTTGCTTGTCCGGTTTTATGAGCCGGATGGGGGCAAAATTTTGTTTGACGGTATAGACAGCCGGGAAATTTCCGGAGCAGCACTGCGCAGCCAAATGGGATTTGTGCTGCAGGATACGGTACTTTTTGAAGGAACAGTGATGGAAAATATCCGCTATGGGCGGCTGAATGCGACCGATGAAGAAGTCATAGAAGCCGCCAAGCAGGCCAATGCCCATTCGTTTATTGAACGGATGCCGGACGGATACGATTCCATGCTCAAGCAGGATGGATCAGGCATCAGCCAGGGGCAGCGCCAGCTTCTGGCGATTGCCCGGGCGATTTTGGCTGATCCGGTTTTGTTGATTTTAGATGAAGCAACAAGCAGCATCGATACAATCACTGAATTGCATATTCAGGAAGCGCTCGGCCGCTTGATGAAAGGACGGACCAGCTTCGTCATCGCCCACCGGCTGAATACAATCCGCCGTGCCGATCAAGTGATCCGGCTGAAAAACGGCGGTATTCAAGCAATTGGCTCATATGAAGAGGTTGTAGCAGCTGCCCGATAA
- a CDS encoding ABC transporter ATP-binding protein: protein MNHVWALLRPYRLRMAAAWGLMLLELAVELVLPVLMAKMIDDGIAAGEMNAILFWGSIMVGLSLFSFAAGITNSFIAARIGQNYGFDIRKKLIEKVQFFSFGQYGHFDTSTLITRMTNDVTQLQNAVFMSLRIMLRAPLMILFGTVMALFVHFKLASVLLITVPVMTIFMLFMMRKGAGMFQRVQLKLDRVNSVMRENLTGIRLIRAFVRNGHETARFERAGKALMENTISVIRTFESIVPILMLVMNGGLLFILWFGFAELQSGTATTGEIVAVINYAARIIISLSILTFITLAFARGRASAARINEVLMMEEEQHPAVTETYSAEGDLSLEEITFTYPSGKTPVLHSLSMNIKSGSMAAVLGETGSGKSALLSLIPRLYEPEKGRVAIGGRDISRMDVGLLRRHIGFVPQESHLFTGSIIDNIRWGKKDATDEEVMEAAQKAQIHETIVSLPDGYHTVIGQKGVTLSGGQKQRLSIARALVRQPDILLLDDSTSALDVKTESALIEAITAQPCTVVIVTQKISTAEQADCIFIMEDGRIAASGTHRELARANGLYRRLLESQGRGDGIHEASGQ from the coding sequence ATGAATCATGTTTGGGCTTTATTAAGACCATACCGTCTTAGGATGGCTGCTGCCTGGGGACTGATGCTGCTTGAGCTCGCGGTGGAACTCGTGCTGCCGGTTTTAATGGCGAAGATGATCGATGATGGCATCGCGGCTGGAGAAATGAACGCGATTTTATTTTGGGGTAGTATCATGGTCGGGCTGTCGCTGTTTTCATTTGCTGCTGGAATTACCAATTCATTTATTGCTGCGCGGATTGGCCAAAACTATGGGTTCGATATTCGAAAGAAACTGATCGAGAAAGTGCAGTTTTTTTCGTTCGGGCAGTACGGCCACTTTGATACGTCGACATTAATTACAAGAATGACAAACGATGTGACCCAGCTGCAAAACGCTGTTTTTATGAGTCTGCGGATTATGCTGCGTGCACCGCTCATGATTCTCTTTGGCACAGTGATGGCGCTGTTTGTTCATTTTAAGCTAGCGTCGGTGCTGCTTATAACGGTGCCGGTCATGACCATCTTTATGCTGTTTATGATGCGAAAGGGAGCCGGGATGTTCCAACGCGTGCAGCTCAAGCTCGACCGTGTAAACAGCGTGATGCGTGAAAACTTGACGGGCATCCGGCTGATCCGGGCGTTTGTCCGCAACGGACATGAAACAGCGCGGTTTGAGCGGGCCGGCAAAGCACTCATGGAAAATACGATCAGCGTCATCCGCACATTTGAAAGTATTGTGCCGATTTTGATGCTTGTGATGAATGGCGGTCTTTTATTTATCCTATGGTTCGGCTTTGCCGAGCTGCAAAGCGGCACAGCGACCACCGGTGAAATTGTGGCTGTGATCAACTACGCGGCACGGATTATTATTTCACTGTCAATCCTTACGTTTATTACACTTGCGTTTGCCCGCGGCAGAGCCTCTGCTGCCCGGATCAATGAAGTATTGATGATGGAAGAGGAGCAGCATCCGGCCGTAACAGAGACTTATTCAGCAGAAGGAGATCTCTCGTTAGAAGAGATTACCTTTACATACCCGAGTGGTAAAACGCCCGTGCTTCATTCACTCTCCATGAATATTAAGAGCGGCAGCATGGCCGCTGTTCTGGGAGAAACCGGCTCTGGCAAGTCGGCACTGCTTTCTTTGATTCCGCGCTTGTATGAGCCAGAGAAAGGGCGTGTCGCCATCGGCGGCCGTGATATAAGCCGGATGGATGTCGGCCTGCTTCGGCGCCATATTGGCTTTGTTCCGCAGGAATCCCATTTGTTTACCGGATCAATTATTGATAACATTCGCTGGGGCAAGAAAGATGCGACTGATGAAGAAGTAATGGAAGCCGCTCAAAAAGCGCAAATTCATGAAACGATCGTTTCATTACCGGACGGATACCATACGGTGATCGGGCAAAAAGGCGTTACACTCTCAGGAGGACAGAAGCAGCGGCTGTCCATCGCGAGGGCGCTCGTCCGGCAGCCGGATATTTTACTGTTGGATGACAGTACGAGCGCGTTGGATGTAAAAACGGAATCCGCACTTATTGAGGCAATCACTGCCCAGCCATGCACTGTGGTGATTGTAACGCAAAAAATTTCAACTGCTGAACAAGCGGATTGTATTTTTATAATGGAAGACGGTCGAATTGCCGCTTCCGGCACACACAGGGAACTGGCACGGGCAAATGGCTTGTACAGACGCCTGCTGGAGTCGCAGGGCAGAGGAGATGGAATTCATGAAGCATCCGGGCAATAA
- a CDS encoding CotY/CotZ family spore coat protein: MSRRSGLGFFLQILKEQQDQLKGMKTDICSSLLAKIFEADTIPIMLKTDEDYFEAAGSKNDCPFTTRYFRIEHLDEEEKTVTLSLLQPLDVCCGTAVCFHELSFLERTNVCVTVCIEGISAIQCLDMELMVRRTFIEPKW; this comes from the coding sequence ATGTCCCGCAGAAGCGGTCTAGGCTTTTTTTTGCAAATATTGAAAGAACAGCAGGATCAATTAAAAGGAATGAAGACAGATATTTGCAGCAGTTTGCTGGCGAAGATTTTTGAAGCAGATACAATTCCGATTATGCTGAAAACGGACGAAGACTATTTTGAAGCGGCCGGCTCGAAAAATGATTGCCCTTTTACAACCAGGTACTTCCGCATCGAACATCTCGACGAGGAGGAAAAAACAGTGACTCTATCACTGCTTCAGCCGTTAGATGTGTGCTGCGGTACAGCAGTCTGCTTTCATGAGCTTTCTTTTTTAGAGCGGACAAATGTGTGCGTAACCGTCTGCATAGAAGGAATCAGCGCTATTCAATGCCTGGATATGGAATTGATGGTGAGAAGAACGTTTATCGAACCAAAATGGTAA
- a CDS encoding ATP-grasp domain-containing protein — protein sequence MLENREVQRMKTIVFIGVNKSSSSREAVKAAEKAGYFTVVFTNREIQMQQREKYPDVHQLIFADITNVDMLAEHIEALQEKGHVIAAVVSFVDRCVHTASLLADRFCDNVLSTEAIFIMENKEETRKHFAHQPYTPAFFLVESGIPVQDMVVPVRFTYPVMVKYPKSTGSKDVLLSKNKWMLRRNIIKLREKYPGEDLIVEEYIKGEQYLFEVIVYKGEIMIAAVIEQEITKGRRFIITGYGVMTDIPDEIEESVWVMIESIVASLDIQNGAFHIEARWTVKGWKLVEINPRISGGAMNKMIEAAFGYSLVEETLKMLTGGAPSLKRRTNRFVFTQYVIVGREGILEKVTGKRRAESCPGVIEVYVKPKRGTILVPPLSMGHRYAYVMAVGETMQEAKASAKNAAREIQFYLRER from the coding sequence ATGCTGGAAAACAGAGAGGTGCAGCGGATGAAAACCATTGTTTTTATTGGTGTCAATAAATCGAGCTCCAGCAGGGAAGCTGTAAAAGCAGCCGAAAAGGCGGGATATTTTACAGTTGTTTTTACGAATCGGGAAATTCAGATGCAGCAGCGGGAAAAGTACCCGGATGTGCATCAGCTTATTTTTGCTGATATTACAAATGTAGATATGCTGGCAGAGCATATTGAAGCGCTGCAGGAGAAAGGACATGTGATTGCAGCGGTCGTAAGTTTTGTCGATCGCTGCGTGCACACGGCATCTCTTTTAGCGGATCGCTTTTGTGACAACGTGTTATCGACAGAAGCCATCTTTATTATGGAAAACAAAGAAGAAACGCGTAAACATTTTGCGCACCAGCCGTACACCCCGGCGTTTTTTCTTGTAGAGAGCGGAATACCTGTCCAGGATATGGTTGTTCCAGTCCGCTTTACTTACCCTGTTATGGTCAAATATCCGAAGTCTACAGGATCAAAGGATGTGCTCCTGTCTAAAAATAAATGGATGTTACGCCGAAATATTATCAAGCTGCGGGAAAAGTATCCTGGTGAAGATCTGATTGTGGAAGAATACATTAAAGGAGAGCAATATTTATTTGAAGTGATCGTGTACAAGGGTGAAATTATGATTGCGGCAGTAATCGAACAGGAAATTACCAAAGGACGCCGGTTTATTATCACCGGATATGGCGTCATGACTGACATTCCAGATGAGATAGAAGAAAGTGTATGGGTGATGATCGAATCAATCGTTGCTTCCCTCGATATTCAAAATGGAGCGTTTCATATTGAAGCAAGATGGACCGTTAAAGGATGGAAGCTTGTTGAGATCAATCCGAGAATTTCCGGCGGAGCGATGAACAAAATGATTGAGGCAGCATTCGGTTACAGTTTAGTAGAAGAAACACTGAAGATGCTGACGGGAGGAGCTCCTTCCTTAAAACGAAGAACCAATCGATTTGTTTTTACTCAGTATGTGATTGTGGGGCGGGAAGGGATATTAGAGAAGGTAACAGGGAAGCGTCGGGCGGAGAGCTGCCCGGGGGTTATAGAAGTGTATGTGAAACCGAAGCGGGGCACCATCCTCGTTCCGCCGCTGTCCATGGGGCACCGGTATGCATACGTAATGGCAGTAGGTGAAACGATGCAGGAAGCAAAAGCATCGGCGAAAAATGCGGCACGGGAAATTCAATTTTATTTAAGAGAAAGGTAA
- a CDS encoding MFS transporter, whose product MNKPALWTKDFISISLTNFFLFMTFYFLLVTLPVYVLNELNSTESEAGLATTVFLISAILIRFISGQWVEYFGKKKVLIASLVIFFAASVLYPFTNGLTALLVLRFFHGIGFGMATTAAGAVVADIIPNSRRGEGMGYYVMSMNLAMAIGPFAGLAIMNKWSIQAGFIVCAAVALIALVIGLSLKNEKAVSREPAARFKLDLSPGNLIEKSALPIALTGTFFAIVYSAILSFVSVYAEELHIGAISGFFFVVYAVVIVLSRPFTGRWFDRYGANAIVYPSIVVFAAGLLLLSQAGGAGLFLIAAGVIGLGWGTLFPGFQTIAISKARPEKKALATATFLSLFDLGIGFGSFVMGVVASGLGFKMLYAACAVYVLAGVIVYYFVQKNKRETEQFPQL is encoded by the coding sequence ATGAATAAACCAGCTCTATGGACAAAAGATTTTATCAGCATCTCATTAACAAACTTTTTCTTATTTATGACGTTTTATTTTCTGCTTGTCACGCTGCCCGTTTATGTATTGAACGAATTAAACAGCACGGAAAGTGAAGCAGGACTGGCCACAACCGTCTTTTTAATTTCAGCGATTTTAATCCGGTTCATTTCTGGACAATGGGTCGAGTATTTCGGCAAGAAAAAAGTATTGATCGCGTCACTTGTGATCTTTTTTGCAGCCTCGGTTTTATACCCGTTCACAAATGGACTTACAGCGCTCCTTGTGCTTCGGTTCTTCCACGGTATTGGCTTTGGGATGGCGACTACCGCAGCCGGCGCTGTCGTCGCAGATATTATTCCAAATTCGCGCCGGGGAGAGGGAATGGGCTACTATGTAATGTCCATGAACCTGGCTATGGCGATCGGCCCGTTTGCGGGGCTTGCCATTATGAACAAATGGAGTATTCAAGCGGGCTTTATCGTGTGTGCAGCGGTAGCTTTGATTGCGCTGGTGATCGGTTTGTCATTGAAAAATGAGAAAGCGGTCAGCCGGGAGCCTGCTGCACGGTTTAAGCTTGATCTGTCTCCGGGGAATTTAATTGAAAAGTCTGCTCTGCCAATCGCGCTGACCGGTACATTTTTCGCCATTGTGTATTCAGCTATTTTATCCTTTGTTTCGGTTTATGCCGAAGAGCTGCATATTGGTGCCATATCGGGCTTCTTTTTTGTTGTGTATGCGGTTGTTATTGTACTGTCCCGTCCGTTTACCGGCCGCTGGTTTGACCGTTATGGTGCCAATGCCATCGTCTATCCGTCGATTGTTGTATTCGCAGCGGGGCTGCTTTTGCTGAGCCAGGCTGGCGGAGCCGGTCTGTTTCTGATTGCAGCAGGGGTGATCGGGCTTGGCTGGGGCACTTTATTCCCTGGCTTTCAAACGATTGCCATATCAAAGGCGCGGCCTGAGAAAAAAGCGCTGGCGACAGCGACATTTTTGTCTCTTTTTGACCTTGGCATCGGCTTTGGATCCTTTGTTATGGGGGTTGTGGCATCCGGCCTCGGGTTTAAAATGCTTTATGCTGCGTGTGCGGTATACGTGCTTGCCGGTGTGATTGTTTATTATTTTGTACAAAAAAACAAAAGGGAGACAGAACAGTTTCCTCAGCTATAA
- a CDS encoding MarR family winged helix-turn-helix transcriptional regulator — protein sequence METHELFHTIHQLSRTLTKQVNETLHPFGLYSAQWAVLFVLKTKGAMPQSALCEYLAVEAPPMTRTIQRLARQGYVQQVPGEDKRVKVIHLTDKAHEAYPEWEKAILTMNDRLLEQVPWKQRTLVQLVLHDWLGKMKGDLHE from the coding sequence ATGGAAACACATGAGCTATTTCATACGATTCATCAGCTGTCTCGCACGCTGACTAAACAAGTGAATGAAACGCTGCATCCGTTCGGTCTGTACAGTGCACAGTGGGCGGTTTTATTTGTACTGAAAACAAAAGGGGCCATGCCGCAGTCTGCGCTATGTGAATACCTGGCGGTTGAAGCACCACCGATGACCCGGACGATTCAGCGCCTTGCCAGGCAGGGATACGTACAGCAGGTGCCGGGCGAAGACAAGCGGGTAAAAGTGATTCACTTAACGGACAAAGCGCATGAGGCATATCCGGAATGGGAGAAAGCCATTTTAACGATGAATGACCGCCTGCTTGAGCAGGTACCGTGGAAACAGCGTACGCTTGTTCAGCTGGTACTTCATGATTGGCTTGGAAAAATGAAAGGGGATTTGCATGAATAA